Proteins from one Mycobacterium adipatum genomic window:
- a CDS encoding TetR/AcrR family transcriptional regulator gives MRRPSLPLPGQPGVKVDARSERWREHRKKVRAEIVEAAFRAIDRLGPNVSVREIAEEAGTAKPKIYRHFTDKSDMFAQIGERMRDMLWAAVIPSIDIESDSARQVIGRAVEHYVDLVDQHPNVVRFLLQGRFADQSAAAMTTVNRGRDITLAIAEMVSGELSEMDLNPAVFELAAFALFGTAASATDWWLGGDDDSARRMPAEEFVAHMTTIMMGAVNGTAELMGVQIDPDQPVHNAVRRQEPAPQP, from the coding sequence GTGCGCAGACCCTCGCTTCCGCTGCCGGGACAACCCGGCGTGAAGGTCGATGCGCGCAGCGAACGTTGGCGCGAGCACCGCAAGAAGGTGCGCGCCGAGATCGTCGAGGCTGCCTTCCGTGCTATCGACCGCCTCGGCCCCAATGTGAGCGTGCGTGAGATCGCCGAGGAGGCGGGCACCGCCAAACCGAAGATCTACCGCCACTTCACCGATAAGTCCGACATGTTCGCCCAGATCGGCGAGCGCATGCGAGACATGTTGTGGGCGGCGGTGATTCCGTCGATCGATATCGAGTCCGACTCGGCGCGCCAGGTGATCGGTCGCGCCGTCGAGCACTATGTCGACCTGGTGGACCAACATCCCAACGTGGTGCGGTTCCTGCTGCAGGGCCGGTTCGCCGATCAGTCCGCGGCCGCCATGACGACGGTCAACCGGGGGCGTGACATCACGCTGGCGATCGCCGAGATGGTCAGCGGTGAACTCAGTGAGATGGATCTCAATCCTGCCGTCTTCGAGCTGGCCGCCTTCGCCCTGTTCGGCACCGCGGCCTCGGCCACCGACTGGTGGCTCGGCGGCGACGACGACAGCGCGCGCCGGATGCCCGCCGAGGAATTCGTCGCTCATATGACGACCATCATGATGGGGGCGGTCAACGGCACCGCCGAGCTGATGGGTGTCCAGATCGACCCGGACCAGCCCGTGCACAACGCGGTGCGCCGCCAGGAGCCCGCACCCCAACCCTGA
- a CDS encoding VOC family protein, protein MEQRVSLITLGVDDLQRARTFYEQGLGWEPKAALERVVFYQLPGIALGLFGREDLAEDARHPVDGRFSGITIAINQRTEADVDAVLAQAEAAGATILKPAERVFWGGYSGYFADPDGHVWEVALNPEWTINPDGTLTI, encoded by the coding sequence ATGGAGCAACGCGTCAGTCTGATCACCCTCGGTGTCGACGACCTTCAGCGGGCCCGCACGTTCTATGAGCAGGGCCTGGGCTGGGAACCCAAGGCAGCCCTGGAGCGAGTCGTCTTCTATCAGCTCCCGGGCATCGCCCTCGGGTTGTTCGGCCGCGAGGATCTCGCCGAGGATGCCCGCCACCCGGTCGACGGCCGGTTCAGCGGGATCACCATCGCCATCAACCAGCGCACCGAAGCCGATGTGGATGCGGTGCTGGCGCAGGCCGAAGCGGCGGGCGCCACCATCCTCAAACCCGCCGAGCGGGTGTTCTGGGGCGGCTACTCGGGGTACTTCGCGGACCCCGACGGCCACGTCTGGGAGGTTGCGCTCAACCCGGAGTGGACCATCAATCCCGATGGCACACTGACGATCTGA
- the nrdE gene encoding class 1b ribonucleoside-diphosphate reductase subunit alpha — MPPTVTAAEPVTTGAHALPGETDYHALNAMLNLYDRDGNIQFDKDVLAAREYFLQHVNQNTVFFHSQDEKLDYLIEKEYYEREVLDQYSRNFVKSLLDRAFAKKFRFPTFLGAFKYYTSYTLKTFDGKRYLERFEDRVVMVALTLAAGDTDLAEKLVDEIIDGRFQPATPTFLNSGKKQRGEPVSCFLLRIEDNMESIGRSINSALQLSKRGGGVALLLTNIREHGAPIKNIENQSSGVIPIMKLLEDSFSYANQLGARQGAGAVYLHAHHPDIYRFLDTKRENADEKIRIKTLSLGVVIPDITFELAKKNEDMYLFSPYDVEKVYGVPFADISVTEKYYEMVDDARIRKTKIKAREFFQTLAELQFESGYPYIMYEDTVNRANPIAGKITHSNLCSEILQVSTPSEFNEDLSYAKVGKDISCNLGSLNIAKAMDSPDFAQTIEVSIRALTAVSDQTHIWSVPSIEQGNNSSHAIGLGQMNLHGYLARERIHYGSEEGVDFTNIYFYTVLYHALRASNLIAIERGTRFGGFEQSKYASGEFFDKYTDQVWEPKTEKVRTLFSDAEIHIPTQDDWKLLKESVQKHGIYNQNLQAVPPTGSISYINHSTSSIHPVASKIEIRKEGKIGRVYYPAPYLTNDNLEYYQDAYEIGYEKIIDTYAAATQHVDQGLSLTLFFKDTADTREVNKAQIYAWRKGIKTLYYIRLRQMALEGTEVEGCVSCML, encoded by the coding sequence GTGCCACCAACCGTCACAGCTGCAGAGCCTGTAACCACCGGCGCTCATGCGCTCCCGGGGGAGACGGACTACCACGCGCTCAACGCGATGCTCAACCTGTACGACCGGGACGGCAACATCCAGTTCGACAAGGATGTGCTGGCCGCGCGGGAGTACTTCCTGCAGCACGTCAACCAGAACACGGTGTTCTTCCACTCGCAAGACGAGAAGCTCGACTACCTGATCGAGAAGGAGTACTACGAGCGCGAGGTGCTCGACCAGTACTCCCGCAACTTCGTGAAGTCGCTGCTGGACCGCGCGTTCGCCAAGAAGTTCCGGTTCCCGACCTTCCTGGGTGCGTTCAAGTACTACACCTCCTACACCCTGAAGACCTTCGACGGGAAGCGCTACCTGGAGCGCTTCGAAGACCGGGTGGTGATGGTGGCCCTGACGCTGGCCGCCGGTGACACCGACCTGGCCGAGAAGCTCGTCGACGAGATCATCGACGGACGGTTCCAGCCGGCCACCCCGACCTTCCTCAACTCGGGCAAGAAGCAGCGCGGCGAGCCGGTGAGCTGCTTCCTGCTGCGCATCGAGGACAACATGGAGTCCATCGGGCGCTCCATCAACTCCGCGCTGCAGCTGTCCAAGCGCGGCGGCGGAGTCGCGTTGCTGCTCACCAACATCCGTGAGCACGGCGCGCCGATCAAGAACATCGAGAACCAGTCCTCGGGTGTCATCCCGATCATGAAGCTGCTGGAGGATTCCTTCTCCTACGCCAATCAGCTCGGTGCGCGCCAGGGTGCCGGTGCGGTCTACCTGCACGCGCATCACCCCGACATCTACCGGTTCCTGGACACCAAGCGGGAGAACGCCGACGAGAAGATCCGGATCAAGACCCTCTCGCTGGGCGTGGTCATCCCGGACATCACCTTCGAGCTGGCCAAGAAGAACGAGGACATGTACCTGTTCTCGCCGTACGACGTCGAGAAGGTCTACGGGGTTCCGTTCGCCGATATCTCGGTCACCGAGAAGTACTACGAGATGGTCGACGACGCCCGGATCCGCAAGACCAAGATCAAGGCCCGCGAGTTCTTCCAGACCCTGGCCGAGCTGCAGTTCGAGTCCGGCTACCCGTACATCATGTACGAGGACACCGTGAACCGGGCGAACCCGATCGCCGGCAAGATCACCCACAGCAACCTGTGCTCGGAGATCCTGCAGGTGTCCACACCCTCGGAGTTCAACGAGGATCTGTCCTACGCCAAGGTCGGCAAGGACATCTCCTGCAACCTGGGTTCGCTGAACATCGCCAAGGCGATGGACTCGCCGGACTTCGCGCAGACCATCGAGGTGTCCATCCGGGCGCTCACCGCGGTGAGCGACCAGACCCACATCTGGTCGGTGCCTTCCATCGAGCAGGGCAACAACAGCTCGCACGCCATCGGGCTGGGGCAGATGAATCTGCACGGTTACCTGGCGCGGGAGCGGATCCACTACGGCTCCGAAGAGGGTGTGGACTTCACCAACATCTACTTCTACACGGTGCTCTACCACGCGCTGCGTGCCTCGAATCTCATTGCGATCGAACGCGGTACGCGTTTCGGGGGGTTCGAGCAGTCCAAGTACGCCTCGGGCGAGTTCTTCGACAAGTACACCGACCAGGTGTGGGAGCCGAAGACGGAGAAGGTCCGCACCCTCTTCTCGGATGCGGAGATCCACATCCCGACCCAGGACGACTGGAAGCTGCTCAAGGAGTCGGTGCAAAAGCACGGCATCTACAACCAGAACCTGCAGGCCGTCCCGCCCACGGGGTCGATCAGCTACATCAACCACTCGACCAGCTCGATCCACCCGGTGGCGTCCAAGATCGAGATCCGCAAGGAAGGCAAGATCGGTCGCGTCTACTACCCGGCGCCGTACCTGACCAACGACAACCTGGAGTACTACCAGGACGCGTACGAGATCGGGTACGAGAAGATCATCGACACCTACGCCGCGGCCACCCAACACGTGGACCAGGGCCTGTCGTTGACGCTGTTCTTCAAGGACACCGCCGATACCCGCGAGGTCAACAAGGCGCAGATCTACGCCTGGCGCAAGGGAATCAAGACGCTGTACTACATCCGGCTGCGCCAGATGGCCCTGGAGGGCACCGAGGTCGAGGGTTGCGTCAGCTGCATGCTCTAG
- the nrdF gene encoding class 1b ribonucleoside-diphosphate reductase subunit beta, with product MKLIDRVSAINWNRLQDDKDAEVWERLTGNFWLPEKVPVSNDIPSWGTLNEHEKQLTMRVFTGLTLLDTIQGTVGAVSLIPDALTPHEEAVYTNIAFMESVHAKSYSNIFSTLCSTAEIDEAFRWSEENPNLQRKAQIVMDFYKGDDPLKRKVASTLLESFLFYSGFYLPMYWSSRAKLTNTADMIRLIIRDEAVHGYYIGYKFQKGLALVDDARKQELKDYTYELLFELYDNEVEYTQDLYDGVGLSEDVKKFLRYNANKALMNLGYEALFPKDETDVNPAILSALSPNADENHDFFSGSGSSYVIGKAVVTEDEDWDF from the coding sequence ATGAAGCTGATCGACCGCGTCTCGGCCATCAACTGGAACCGTCTTCAGGACGACAAAGATGCCGAGGTGTGGGAGCGGCTGACGGGCAACTTCTGGCTGCCCGAGAAGGTGCCGGTGTCCAACGACATCCCGTCCTGGGGCACCCTGAACGAGCACGAGAAGCAGCTCACCATGCGGGTGTTCACCGGCCTGACCCTGCTGGACACCATCCAGGGCACCGTCGGTGCGGTCAGCCTGATCCCCGACGCGCTGACCCCGCACGAGGAAGCCGTCTACACCAACATCGCGTTCATGGAGTCGGTGCACGCCAAGAGCTACAGCAACATCTTCTCCACGCTGTGCTCCACGGCCGAGATCGACGAGGCCTTCCGCTGGTCGGAGGAGAACCCGAACCTGCAGCGCAAGGCGCAGATCGTGATGGACTTCTACAAGGGTGACGACCCGCTCAAGCGCAAGGTGGCCTCCACGCTGCTGGAGAGCTTCCTGTTCTACTCCGGCTTCTACCTGCCGATGTACTGGTCCAGCCGCGCCAAGCTGACCAACACCGCCGACATGATCCGGCTGATCATCCGCGACGAGGCCGTGCACGGCTACTACATCGGCTACAAGTTCCAGAAGGGCCTGGCGCTGGTCGACGACGCCCGTAAGCAGGAGCTCAAGGACTACACCTACGAGCTGCTCTTCGAGCTCTACGACAACGAGGTCGAATACACCCAGGACCTCTACGACGGGGTCGGCCTGTCCGAGGACGTCAAGAAGTTCCTGCGCTACAACGCCAACAAGGCCCTGATGAATCTCGGGTATGAGGCGTTGTTCCCCAAGGACGAGACCGACGTCAACCCGGCGATCCTGTCCGCGCTGAGCCCCAACGCCGACGAGAATCACGACTTCTTCTCCGGCTCGGGCTCCAGCTACGTGATCGGCAAGGCCGTGGTCACCGAGGACGAGGACTGGGACTTCTAA
- a CDS encoding LysR family substrate-binding domain-containing protein translates to MPQSSLTLGYVPGGTPAKWARIWAERHPATPLTLQPVDAADAAEAVRTGAVDLAVLRLPIDTTGLATIALYDEVTVAVVPVDHVLTAAEELTAADLEGEPVLRPIDDVVTWTAGATVQHRPETTQGATELVAAGMGVLIVPQSLARLHHRKDLTYRRIGDAPTCAVALAFPDGPQSELVEEFIGIVRGRKSSSSRGQAAPAPKRSAREKTMAKQAARAAAGKVASIPGKPKRGRR, encoded by the coding sequence GTGCCCCAGTCCTCGCTCACCCTCGGCTACGTCCCAGGTGGGACGCCCGCCAAGTGGGCGCGGATCTGGGCGGAACGCCACCCTGCAACCCCGCTGACGCTTCAGCCCGTCGATGCGGCCGACGCGGCCGAGGCGGTGCGGACCGGCGCCGTCGACCTGGCCGTGCTGCGTTTACCGATCGACACGACGGGGCTGGCGACCATTGCGCTCTACGACGAGGTGACGGTCGCGGTGGTGCCGGTCGACCACGTGCTGACCGCGGCCGAGGAACTCACCGCCGCCGACCTCGAAGGTGAGCCGGTGTTGCGTCCCATCGATGACGTCGTCACCTGGACGGCCGGGGCGACTGTTCAGCACCGGCCCGAAACCACCCAGGGGGCAACAGAACTCGTCGCAGCGGGGATGGGTGTGTTGATCGTTCCGCAATCACTGGCGCGCCTGCACCACCGCAAGGACCTCACCTATCGCCGCATCGGCGACGCCCCGACCTGCGCGGTGGCACTGGCGTTCCCGGACGGGCCGCAGTCCGAACTCGTCGAGGAATTCATCGGCATCGTGCGCGGCCGCAAGTCCAGTTCGTCGCGGGGGCAGGCCGCACCGGCCCCCAAGCGCAGCGCACGGGAGAAGACGATGGCCAAGCAGGCCGCCCGCGCCGCGGCGGGCAAGGTGGCCAGCATTCCCGGCAAGCCCAAGCGCGGCCGGCGCTGA
- a CDS encoding redoxin NrdH yields MTVTVYTKPACVQCNATYKALDKEGIAYEKVDISLDTEARDYVMALGYLQAPVVVAGNDHWSGFRPDRIKALAGTTAAVTA; encoded by the coding sequence ATGACCGTCACCGTGTACACCAAGCCCGCGTGCGTGCAGTGCAACGCCACCTACAAGGCGCTGGACAAAGAGGGCATCGCCTACGAGAAGGTCGACATCAGCCTCGACACCGAAGCCCGGGACTACGTGATGGCGCTCGGCTACCTGCAGGCGCCCGTCGTGGTCGCCGGCAATGACCACTGGTCGGGTTTCCGTCCGGACCGCATCAAGGCGCTCGCCGGCACCACGGCCGCGGTTACGGCCTGA
- a CDS encoding DUF5997 family protein: MSRPNAQSMKPATAAKKLDVYLPATPAEFQQNAITRAELAALQEDPPQWLKDLRKNGPHPKNLVAAKLGVSIAGLARGGVTEALTTEQITALLDEMPDWLVAERESFQSVLTEERRLKALRAEKTP, from the coding sequence ATGAGCAGGCCGAACGCGCAGTCCATGAAACCCGCCACCGCGGCGAAGAAGCTGGACGTCTACCTTCCCGCGACGCCTGCGGAGTTCCAGCAGAACGCGATCACCCGCGCCGAACTCGCCGCCTTGCAGGAGGACCCGCCGCAGTGGCTCAAGGACCTCCGCAAGAACGGACCGCACCCGAAGAACCTGGTCGCGGCTAAGCTGGGCGTATCCATCGCCGGCCTGGCCCGCGGCGGCGTCACCGAGGCACTGACCACCGAGCAGATCACCGCGCTGCTCGACGAGATGCCGGACTGGCTGGTCGCCGAACGCGAGAGTTTCCAAAGCGTGCTGACCGAGGAGCGCCGGCTCAAGGCGCTGCGGGCCGAGAAGACTCCCTAG
- the nrdI gene encoding class Ib ribonucleoside-diphosphate reductase assembly flavoprotein NrdI, with protein sequence MSHLVYFSSVSENTHRFVQKLGYPADRVTRIPLHGRVEVDQPFVLVLPTYGGGRATPDINSGGYVPKQVIAFLNNEHNRSLIRGVIAAGNNNFGEEFAYAGNVVSAKCGVPYLYRFELMGTPDDVDAVRSGLEEFWKEQTCHQPSQLQSL encoded by the coding sequence GTGAGTCATCTCGTGTACTTCTCCAGCGTGTCGGAGAACACCCATCGCTTCGTGCAGAAGCTGGGCTATCCGGCCGACCGCGTCACCCGGATCCCGCTTCACGGCCGTGTCGAGGTGGACCAGCCCTTCGTGCTCGTCCTGCCCACCTATGGCGGCGGCAGGGCCACCCCCGACATCAACAGCGGGGGTTATGTCCCCAAACAGGTCATCGCTTTTCTGAACAATGAGCACAACCGGTCGTTGATCCGCGGTGTCATCGCCGCGGGCAACAACAACTTCGGTGAGGAATTCGCCTACGCGGGCAATGTGGTCTCCGCCAAGTGCGGCGTGCCCTACCTCTACCGCTTCGAACTCATGGGAACCCCGGACGACGTCGATGCCGTCCGTTCCGGCTTGGAAGAATTCTGGAAGGAACAGACGTGCCACCAACCGTCACAGCTGCAGAGCCTGTAA
- a CDS encoding nuclear transport factor 2 family protein, translating to MTMIARFPLWLIGVLAATAMLGCSSNADVSGRDGQQQRNADLVRDAFARGVGDEDSFYAILADDVQWTVARATEPATYTSRAEFLRAGAGPIVTRLTGPIQAEVRELITEGDVVVARWRGTATALDGLPYVNDYAWVMTMRDERVVRVTAYLDLVALGDLLNRVAPAPDARP from the coding sequence ATGACGATGATTGCCCGTTTCCCGCTGTGGCTGATCGGCGTGCTCGCGGCCACCGCGATGCTCGGATGCAGTAGCAACGCCGACGTCTCGGGCCGTGACGGCCAGCAGCAGCGCAACGCCGACCTGGTGCGCGACGCCTTCGCCCGGGGTGTCGGCGACGAGGACAGCTTCTATGCGATCCTGGCCGACGATGTGCAGTGGACGGTGGCGCGTGCCACGGAGCCGGCCACCTACACCAGCCGTGCCGAATTCCTGCGTGCCGGTGCCGGTCCCATCGTGACCCGGCTGACCGGCCCGATCCAGGCCGAAGTTCGTGAGTTGATCACCGAAGGTGATGTGGTGGTGGCCCGGTGGCGAGGCACGGCCACCGCGCTCGACGGTCTGCCCTATGTCAACGACTACGCCTGGGTGATGACGATGCGCGACGAGCGGGTGGTGCGCGTGACGGCGTATCTGGACCTGGTGGCGCTCGGTGACCTGCTGAATCGCGTGGCTCCCGCACCCGACGCGCGCCCATGA
- a CDS encoding nucleotidyltransferase domain-containing protein gives MTEDRGVVLSGDEIDDRWDAWHPVEVAERLAQVRAPWCVAAGWALDLFVGEVTRDHDDTEIAVPAAGFDEIAAALPGYAWDVVGDGRIWPYPQRLQEHFQTWLREPATGTYRLDVFREPHRDDHWLCRRDRAISMPYTELILRTDDGIPYVIPEVALLFKAKHCRAKDEADLRRVVPKLSQERRFRLRGWLSRLHPGHAWIDAL, from the coding sequence ATGACTGAGGACAGGGGAGTCGTGCTGTCCGGTGACGAGATCGACGACCGCTGGGATGCCTGGCACCCGGTCGAGGTTGCCGAGCGGCTCGCACAGGTGCGTGCCCCGTGGTGTGTGGCCGCCGGGTGGGCCCTGGACCTTTTTGTCGGCGAGGTCACCCGCGATCATGACGACACCGAGATCGCCGTGCCGGCTGCAGGATTCGATGAGATCGCCGCGGCACTGCCCGGTTACGCGTGGGATGTGGTGGGCGACGGCAGGATCTGGCCGTACCCGCAACGGCTGCAGGAACACTTTCAGACCTGGCTGCGCGAGCCGGCAACCGGGACCTACCGGCTCGACGTCTTCCGCGAACCCCACCGCGATGACCACTGGCTCTGCCGTCGCGATCGCGCGATCAGCATGCCCTATACCGAGCTGATCCTGCGCACCGATGACGGCATCCCGTACGTCATCCCGGAGGTGGCCCTGCTGTTCAAGGCCAAACACTGCCGAGCGAAGGACGAAGCGGACTTGCGGCGCGTCGTACCGAAACTGAGCCAAGAGCGCCGATTTCGGCTGCGCGGATGGTTGTCGCGCCTCCACCCCGGGCATGCCTGGATCGACGCGCTCTGA
- a CDS encoding flavin-containing monooxygenase has protein sequence MPAITTRALIIGSGFSGLGMAIALKKQGVDFLILEKAEEIGGTWRDNTYPGCACDIPSHMYSFSFEPKADWTHMWSFQPEIFDYLKGVADKHDLRRSIRFGAHVERAQWYEDEARWHVFDATGQEYIAQFLVSGAGGLHIPLIPEIPGVDDFGGTAFHSAQWDHSVDIRGKRVAVIGTGASAIQIVPAIIDDVAELQLYQRTPAWVMPRPNNAFPQWMRTVFVTVPGVRALLRAGIYWIHEGVGFAMTRQPRLLKIGELMGKWNINRSIKDPELRRKLTPHYRAGCKRILNSDTYYRAIANPKTTVITERIDRITPGGVLTADGVEHPVDVLVWATGFHVTDSYTYVDITGVGGEDLVDRWNAEGMAAHRGITVAGMPNLFFLLGPNTALGHNSVVFMIESQIRYAAQAIAAVDAAGAAALAPSRRAQDEFNAELQRDLAGTVFSTGGCQSWYMDAHGANRTLWSGMTWQYWLATRTFKPSEYVFTPQPEMARS, from the coding sequence ATGCCTGCCATCACCACCCGCGCGCTGATCATCGGTTCCGGTTTCTCCGGGCTCGGGATGGCCATTGCGCTCAAGAAACAAGGCGTCGACTTCCTGATCCTGGAGAAGGCCGAGGAGATCGGCGGGACCTGGCGCGACAACACCTACCCGGGCTGCGCGTGCGATATCCCGTCACACATGTACTCGTTCTCCTTCGAGCCGAAGGCGGACTGGACCCACATGTGGTCCTTTCAGCCGGAGATCTTCGACTACCTCAAGGGCGTCGCCGACAAGCACGACCTGCGCCGCAGCATCCGCTTCGGCGCCCATGTCGAGCGCGCGCAGTGGTATGAGGACGAGGCACGCTGGCATGTCTTCGACGCCACCGGGCAGGAGTACATCGCCCAGTTCCTGGTTTCCGGTGCCGGCGGACTGCATATCCCGCTGATCCCCGAGATTCCCGGTGTCGACGACTTCGGCGGTACGGCTTTTCATTCCGCGCAGTGGGATCACAGCGTCGACATCCGGGGCAAGCGGGTCGCGGTGATCGGAACCGGAGCCAGCGCCATCCAGATCGTGCCCGCCATCATCGATGACGTCGCCGAACTGCAGCTCTACCAACGCACCCCGGCCTGGGTGATGCCGCGTCCCAACAATGCCTTCCCGCAGTGGATGCGCACGGTGTTCGTCACGGTGCCCGGTGTCCGGGCGCTGTTGCGGGCCGGCATCTACTGGATCCACGAAGGTGTCGGCTTTGCCATGACCAGGCAGCCGCGTCTGCTCAAAATCGGTGAGCTGATGGGGAAATGGAACATCAACCGCAGCATCAAAGACCCCGAGCTGCGACGTAAGCTGACTCCGCACTACCGCGCCGGTTGCAAGCGAATCCTCAACTCCGACACCTACTATCGCGCGATCGCGAATCCGAAGACCACGGTGATCACCGAGCGGATCGACCGGATCACCCCGGGCGGGGTCCTCACCGCCGACGGTGTCGAGCATCCGGTCGATGTACTGGTGTGGGCGACGGGTTTCCACGTCACCGACTCCTACACGTACGTCGATATCACGGGCGTGGGCGGCGAGGACCTGGTGGACCGCTGGAACGCCGAGGGAATGGCCGCGCACCGCGGTATCACCGTCGCCGGGATGCCGAACCTGTTCTTCCTGCTGGGCCCGAACACGGCGCTGGGGCACAACTCGGTGGTGTTCATGATCGAGTCCCAGATCCGCTACGCCGCGCAGGCCATCGCCGCGGTGGACGCGGCCGGAGCGGCCGCGCTCGCGCCGAGCCGTCGTGCTCAGGACGAATTCAACGCCGAGTTGCAGCGTGATCTGGCCGGCACGGTGTTCAGTACCGGAGGGTGCCAGAGCTGGTACATGGACGCCCACGGCGCCAACCGCACCCTGTGGAGCGGGATGACCTGGCAATACTGGTTGGCCACGCGCACGTTCAAGCCGTCGGAGTACGTGTTCACCCCGCAGCCGGAGATGGCGCGTTCCTAG
- a CDS encoding NAD(P)/FAD-dependent oxidoreductase: MTARYDVVIAGGGPSGSAAAWQAAQTGARVIVLDKAEFPRSKPCGDGLTARAVSYLQKMGLADEVATYHRVNKVTVYSPSAWELSFPRRPGMPDHGHTVAREHLDTVLLKHAESAGAQVRQGAEVAGPEFDASGRVVGVVLKSGEKIFGDAVIAADGAYSPIKRALKVDSEYNGYSAIAIRSEMHLNRPDNDSLDIYLKLLFQGDQLPGYGWVFPMGNNVFNIGLGYVNSYKNWQAINATQFLGDFLRTLPAEWEAPPIEELKKNKSVRAWRLPMGFTAWPPWRPGVLFTGDSLGAGKPASGAGISKALESGLAAGECAVAALQNGGPDDFTNYAQRMEAAWGKEYRRGRYMHKLIGYPKVADAGIKLIDNAAFRDRMLKALYKKAQGPQHKVK, translated from the coding sequence ATGACTGCCCGATACGACGTAGTGATTGCGGGCGGGGGCCCCTCCGGTTCGGCCGCCGCATGGCAGGCCGCGCAGACCGGCGCACGAGTGATCGTCCTGGACAAGGCCGAGTTCCCCCGATCAAAGCCGTGCGGCGACGGCTTGACCGCCCGCGCCGTGAGCTACCTGCAGAAGATGGGCCTGGCCGACGAGGTGGCCACCTATCACCGCGTGAACAAGGTGACCGTGTACAGCCCGAGCGCCTGGGAGCTGTCGTTCCCGCGCCGCCCCGGAATGCCCGATCACGGCCACACCGTGGCCCGCGAGCACCTCGACACGGTGCTGCTCAAGCACGCCGAATCCGCCGGCGCACAGGTGCGCCAGGGTGCCGAGGTCGCCGGCCCCGAGTTCGACGCCAGCGGGCGGGTGGTCGGTGTGGTGCTCAAGAGCGGCGAGAAGATCTTCGGGGACGCCGTCATCGCCGCCGACGGCGCCTACTCCCCCATCAAGCGCGCGCTGAAGGTCGACTCGGAATACAACGGGTACTCCGCCATCGCGATCCGCTCGGAGATGCACCTCAACCGGCCCGACAACGACAGCCTCGACATCTATCTGAAGCTGCTCTTCCAGGGCGATCAGCTGCCCGGATACGGCTGGGTGTTCCCGATGGGCAACAACGTGTTCAACATCGGGTTGGGCTATGTGAACAGCTACAAGAACTGGCAGGCGATCAATGCCACCCAGTTCCTCGGCGACTTTTTGCGCACCCTGCCCGCCGAGTGGGAAGCACCCCCGATCGAAGAGCTCAAGAAGAACAAGAGCGTGCGGGCCTGGCGATTGCCGATGGGCTTCACCGCGTGGCCGCCGTGGCGCCCGGGCGTGCTGTTCACCGGTGATTCGCTGGGTGCAGGGAAGCCGGCCTCCGGGGCGGGGATCTCCAAGGCCCTCGAGTCGGGGCTGGCGGCCGGCGAATGCGCGGTGGCAGCGCTGCAGAACGGCGGACCCGACGATTTCACCAACTACGCGCAGCGCATGGAAGCGGCCTGGGGCAAGGAATACCGCCGCGGTCGCTACATGCACAAGCTGATCGGCTACCCGAAGGTCGCCGACGCCGGGATCAAGCTGATCGACAACGCCGCGTTCCGCGACCGCATGCTCAAGGCGCTGTACAAGAAGGCACAGGGGCCGCAGCACAAGGTCAAGTGA